In Camelina sativa cultivar DH55 chromosome 17, Cs, whole genome shotgun sequence, the genomic stretch TATGCCATGGACAATTGATTGGTCTAGTTTAAATAttgattcatttttctttttccgtaAACTTGTAATTGGCTAGTGACTTCATGTACTACAGCAAGCGAGTCATTTGAATTTTGAACTAAAACTTAATTAGGttatcataattttttcttgtttaattagccaattaaattatacgaaaaaaatattaatcttttaagGCATTTGatgtttcaaatattaatttcattattttttttggttatatatatatatatatataactattgaCATACGTTAGACAATAGACAAGAATCCATTACAAGCGAAAAAACGAAGATCGAGTCTATACCCGAACAAAGGGGGGTTTtagaaaattagttttgttaaagaaaaaccACAAAGAACCCTATAAATGCTCATAACCGGACAACTCTGACACTTTCATTAACAATCAGCtggtaaaacaaaataaaatatataaaatcggACGATCATAATTGAGACCGCGATGTAAGGGacagttatatataaataaagctTTTAATTAGAGTTTGCATCTTAggattttaaccaaaaatttatACTCTGTGATCAACTTTAATTAAGTACTATACTCTCGAACGTTCAACAAGCTCATACCTGTCTTCTACGCTTTGCTTCCACAAAGGTTATAATGCATGCATCAAGACTGGGCGAACTTCTGATCTCTAGTGGTAAAACGGCAAGGAGTTTTCCACTGCGTAGGGCATTCGTTTCAGCGTCACCAAGGCCCTTACAGGTGAGAGACAACGGAGACCTGTCCTCAAGcgcagcttttttttttttcttctttgtaaacCATGCATGAACCCTCTAAAATGATGCGTTGTTGGAGAGGAgaggcaacaaaaaaaaaaatccaccgTATTAGGTCTAATATGTATTTCTGTATGGAATAATACATTTTGTCATTATGGTAAatgaaaaagggaaaagaagagGCAGAGCAATGCCAAAAGGTGAAAGAAGCAGCAGAGGCAGTGAAAGAAGGAGCAAAGCAAGTGAAGGAAACCACTGAGTACATCCAAGATGTCGCTTCCACTACGGCTGGCCGTGTAATTAACAAAACATCACAGTTTTTTCCATAGATAAATTGtgatttaatttgatgatattATCTGATTAATTTGGTCAATCAGGTGACTAAGATGACGAAAGATGTAACGGAGAAAGTTACTGAGACGACGGATACTATCACTGAAAAGGCTAAAGGTTCTGTCTCTGGCGTATTAGGCACTGCCAAAAACGCTACCGATATCATCAAGAACAAGATCCTTGGTGATTAGTTATTACAATCCACCCATATTATTTATGCATGTCTCAATAAAGTAATATTGAGAAatgttaaagttttgatttggtAATTCTATGGATTAAAGATATATCtgataaaatcataaatctaCATGAAAACCCTAACCAGTCtttattgtattttgttttaccATGGTAACAAAGTCTTTGAAAAAAAGCTATGAACTATTACAACCCCAATGGAAAAGCTCTGGATCGGACTATGTAGAAACTTTGTCTCAGCTTTTGTAGCATAAtgatgtaaaataaaaatactatgtGTATTGTCTTTAGAGGTGATTGCGAGTTTCGCGATGAAGGAGGAAAAAGACTGATGTTAATTGATTTGGTTGGGTAAAGGCGTAAAGCCATAAAGGTGATTTATgattggaatttttttaaacataataaaacGTGTTATCCACCAGTgtatataaatcattggaatttAAAAGTGATATCGAATCAATGTTCATATGTTTTTAAGAGTTGTGAAAATGTGATGTTTTAAATCATTTACAAGGATGTAAAATCTAGCAATGTAAACAGCCtgttagaaagaaagaaaaaaggcgTTTTCATATAAATCTTATATATGAagctatatattttacaatagatAAATAGTATCTTTAATCTGCCTGTTAAGTAACTTATAGATAATCATAATTAGCCTGAACGAAAACCCTAATGATGGTGGAAATAAAAGGTTATCATTATTTGTCGGAACATTTTTGCTGGTTGATTTTCgaactcttttgatttttcttgtcatGTGTTGGGCACATGGGAGTCGATTTAGCGTGTTTTAGGCTTCTCTTGCTTTTTAATGTTAACGTACGATCTACTTTTCAATGCAAAAAGccaaataaatatagatattagATACGCTAATTTTTCTTCCCAACAAAAAGATATGCttttaagagaaaaatatatatacagacaGTACCCCAATTCGATTTCATATTATACGTTTTTCGATTATGGATTTCTCACACCAaacaatactaataaaaaaaaactgatatttttatatatctttgattACTTTTCTAAAGTTACAGATGATAAGGAAAGCATATTGAAAAACAACAGTTCTAAGTGATAAAATAGCTGGCTATttgaatttaatcaatttataaagCCCCAATTACTAATattgcttgattgcttgcttCAATCGCTACAAAGTACAATCATGACAAGTTACGACCACATGGGAAATAAAAGCTAAAATGCAGCCAACAAATAatccctctgtctcacaaagattgaagttttaGAGAA encodes the following:
- the LOC104754609 gene encoding uncharacterized protein LOC104754609; translation: MHASRLGELLISSGKTARSFPLRRAFVSASPRPLQGKEEAEQCQKVKEAAEAVKEGAKQVKETTEYIQDVASTTAGRVTKMTKDVTEKVTETTDTITEKAKGSVSGVLGTAKNATDIIKNKILGD